The genomic region TGACAAACATTCCTGTATAGTTGAAGTGGGCTTCCATACCGTTGGCATTTGGAGCATCCAATAATTCTTTTGCATAGACGATAGTAGAAGATTTTCTAGTATCATTTTCTTCGAATAATGCTTCTAATTGACGAGTAGGAGCACCAAAACCCCAACCTTGTGCTAATAAATCTGACGAGTGACCTCTAGGGCCTGACATAATACATTGGTAGTTACCAAGTTTGTTGTGAGACCAATCTCCAGTTCCTGTATTGGCAAAACAGATTTCAAAAAGAACCTCCTTGTTGAAGTTGCCGTTTGCGTTGAATAAATCCGCATAATTTGCTGATAGACTAGCACCTGAATTTTGAATGATATCTTCAGCCATTGCAATCGCATCAGCTTTAGTAAAAGGTTCATGATCTTCAACAGGCATTGCATCTTTTTGGTAATACCCTGTGTAGAATAAGAACATCTTAACTAGTTCAGCTTTTGCAGCATACTTTGTCAGACGACCAAGGTCACTATCTACATGACGTTCTGCCATAAGTGGGATAGCATTAATCATATTTGCTGCAGCGTATGCATAGCTCTCGTCTGGAGTAGCCTGTTCTATATCTTCCCAGTTATCACCACCTAATGTTTCTCTTACGATAGGTACATTTTCAAATAGACGTAAGACTTCAAAGTAGTAATGTCCTCTTAGGAAAAGTGCCTCGCCTTCGATATGACTTTTTAACTCTTGCTCATTTGATTTGAACTCGATCTTATCGTAACCTTCTAATAAAGTGGTAGCTCTTTGGATACCTACGTAACATTTTTTCCATGTTTTCTCACCCTGTTGGCTTACTGCTCTAGCATCAAACCTTGCAGCTTGTTGCCATCCTAGCATATCGTTCGAATTGGCTCCACCTGGATAAACATCATCTGACATTACATCAGCAGTCATTGCTTGAGGCATGGCTTGCCAATCCAAATTATCATTTCTCAGTAATTCATACGTTCCAATTAAAGCTTGCATGGCTTCAGTAGATGTTCTGAAGAAACTATCCTGATCTTGAGAATCTTTAGGAGTAATTTCGAGAAATTTGGAACAAGAGGTCATCGTCATAAATAATGCGAAGACGACGGTTATATATTTAATGTTTGTTTTCATTGTTGTTTGGTATTAGTTTTTAGAAAGTTACGTTTAGGCCTACTAAGAATGATCTAGCTTGAGGATATGAGCCAAGATCGAAACCTGACCCCATTGCACCACCATGTCCCATTTCAGGGTCAAGACCTGAGTAATCAGTAAATGTCAATAAGTTGTTTCCTGATACATACACTCTAAGTTTTTGCATTTGCATTTTCTGTGAGATATGTGCTGGCAGGGTATAACCAATCTGAACATTTTTTAGTCTTAGGTAAGATGCGTCCTCGATATGTACCATGTCATTCATCCACAGATAGTTGTTGTTTGTATCGTTGTGTGTGAATCTAGGCATGGTGTTACTTCCGTTTTCTGGAGTCCAGCTATTTAAATATCTAGTATTGTAGTTTTGATCAGATAGTAAATCTTGACGAGTCGCAGCATTCATCATTTTTCCTCCTGCTTGACCTTGCCAGAACATTGAGAAATCAAATCCTTTGTATTCAGCTCTTAAAGTGATACCATAGGTCCAATTATGAATCGGAGTACCAATGTCGGTTCTGTCATTTTCGTCGATTACACCATCGCCATTTGTATCAACATATCGGATATCACCTGGTTTGGCATTTGTACCAAACATCTCATTGTAAGCAT from Flammeovirga agarivorans harbors:
- a CDS encoding RagB/SusD family nutrient uptake outer membrane protein; translation: MKTNIKYITVVFALFMTMTSCSKFLEITPKDSQDQDSFFRTSTEAMQALIGTYELLRNDNLDWQAMPQAMTADVMSDDVYPGGANSNDMLGWQQAARFDARAVSQQGEKTWKKCYVGIQRATTLLEGYDKIEFKSNEQELKSHIEGEALFLRGHYYFEVLRLFENVPIVRETLGGDNWEDIEQATPDESYAYAAANMINAIPLMAERHVDSDLGRLTKYAAKAELVKMFLFYTGYYQKDAMPVEDHEPFTKADAIAMAEDIIQNSGASLSANYADLFNANGNFNKEVLFEICFANTGTGDWSHNKLGNYQCIMSGPRGHSSDLLAQGWGFGAPTRQLEALFEENDTRKSSTIVYAKELLDAPNANGMEAHFNYTGMFVNKYTTHAYRYAGAGAPELNYDQNYHYIRLADVLLMAAELNLGINDAKALQYVNQVRNRAGLQPLASVDLDAIYLERRLELALEGHRYFDVLRRGLNYAKQTLDVPSYTLTPPTHDDEKYIINGVNMTGDVGVENDFIINFDASKRGFLPIPQRELDLNNKLKQNQGY